Within Quercus lobata isolate SW786 chromosome 5, ValleyOak3.0 Primary Assembly, whole genome shotgun sequence, the genomic segment caaattaaatatttttgaaaatttttggtaatACCTAGCATTAACCTAAATTTCAGGAATAATAACATTTAACcctataattaaattaaatataaatatggaTTTTATTAATCTTTGTTTTATATCTTTTCCTTTCAAGTAAAGGAGCTTTGGTGGAGTGGTTAAAAAGTAGTGAATATgaaattattatcattattgtttgacgaaatggaaaaagaaaaagagtgtaAAAAGTGATTGATTATGGAGAAGAAAAGGTTAAAAAGCCACACTTTCTTTCTTTAGAACATGTCAACAATAACATTCCCAGCCTCACGAGCACAATGTAGCCTGCTTGAGAGGATATCATATCATATAGTCTGGACAGTGGACACTGCAATACAAATATTCAAGTGGtcctacccaaaaaaaaataaaaataaaaatcaagtgGGGACCACTGTACCCCATCTCTATTTGCCGTCACTTGAGGTCCTCTTGATCTGATTACCAACAATTCAAGATTAAGATCTTGTACACATCAGTAGGGACTACATAATCATATGGCAAACAGTTTTTTGTTGAAACCCATTTTATATATCCGACTGACTTTGAAGATACGTGCAATTTGTGATTGGTGAACTATCTCTTTCACTTGTATGCATAACTTTTCTCAACTCTTCACATTTGACATgtataaatttcaataaaacAGCAATTGTGATAGGTGAACTATCTCTCTAACATATATGCATCACCCTTCTCAACTTTTCACATTCGGCATGTATATACTATCTCTTTAACATATAtacattactctttttttaaacTACTCAcatttggtatatatatatatcttaaaaacaaaaaacacatttggtatatataaatttaatacgTGTAATTATGATTAATGAACTATCTCATTAACATATATTATGTGTATCATTTTTCTCAACTATTCATATCTGGCACGTATAAGGTTGTGACCAAAATGATGACATAAGAGTTGTGTCATTTGTTATTGAAGGCAAAGATGAGACCATCATTGTCCACGTGTCATCATCATAGTGGTGCTTCTGAAAGGGTCCACTGGGCCCCAGTCCACACAAGGGCCACACCCCCTATCATAATAATTCTTTCACCTACTTCACCTCTGTGTGTCAAATATATATGTCTATGTCATGTATTGGAACTTGGAAGAACCGAACCAAACCgaaccaaagaaaaaatgagcaaagaaagaagagaacCTAGTCAAAGGGGCATCTGTTCTGTGTGAATCAGTCCTACGTGGCACTGACCAAACACACTCCCCCACGCTCTCTCTAAGCTCAACAGACTTTGTttgttgtgtgtgttttgtttttttaagaaaaataaaaaagtgcaaATCTTAAACTGTATTTGATAAATCCTTTGATGTCCACTAGGAAAGTGAGAGagattctctctcttatatgtatatatatttttttgtttggcgGGTAAATTCTCCACTTAGACATAAAGTtacactaaaaaaatgaaaaatcctaAAGATTTTCCCGCTTACTTTGTCACTACCtgacactaatgactaaacccCTCAAAAGAATGAACAAAAActagggtttttattttctattaagcATCCAATGCAGACAAACAAATTAAGGGTTTGATTTTTGGGGTCCTCATATTagtcaatatttttattttcacatgCCTCCTAAAAAGAAACTAGTGAAAAGGGACAatgccaatatttttttttgaaggtcttcttgttttttttttttttcattaaaggaACATTAGGGCTTTGTACCGTTTTAGTGCTGTTTTGTACCTTTTATTAAGCTTTCATGGCCAAAAAATTTTCTGGGTCCCTTCTCTTTAATGCAGTCTCTTTGTCCATTTGGTAAGAGACCCATTTCTTGTTTCTTCATTGGTTTGTTTTCGTAGCTGTAATCCATGTGGGACTTGATGGTATCAGATTGTTCAAAGCTCTGAAGTCTGAACTCTGCAAGGTAGTGACCTTGTTGCTAAAAAGATTGAATCTTTGGGAGGGGTAGTTTCTGCTGAGCCTACATTGTGAATCAAGGAGGAACATTGGTAAGAAAAATGCTCCATTTTTGCTCTGGTTAGATCTCTGAAAGTGACTCACTTTGTAGGGTACATTTCAGTCATTTAATGCTTTAGCTACGCTTTGAGTGGTTAAAAATTTGTTCTTTGCCAAGCATTATTGTGTTTATGACTTTCATTGGAAGGAGGACCAGCCTTTTGATGTTCTGGCTTCCAAGCGTTTGGTTGTTTGTTAGGTGAAGTACTGTGTTATTTGGGGACTTTGGATGCTTTGATTATTCTGAAGTTCTCTTTTTTGGGCTTTCCAAAGTGGTAATCTTTCATGCTTTTGAAGAATGGTTGTTGcgtactttttgttttattgtaaaGTATTCAGCCAACTTTGTGTTCTCCTTTGAATTCGTGGGTTTGACAGCTCAAAAACCCCATTTCTCTTCACCAGATTAGGCTGATTTCTCAAAGTAGTGAAGGATTGTTGAGTTGTTTCCTGGGTTCTGTTATTGTTTTTTACAGTAAGTGGTGTGGAAATCAGTTGTGCCTATTTGGGTTTGTGGATTAGAAGCTGAGAAAAGCTTTTCTCTGTGTTCTTCACATTGAAAGGATTAGCATGAAGGTCATTACTCTTTTAGTGGCAtctttatttttcctctctGCCATGGGGCAGCTTCCTTCACAAGACATTTTGGCGCTGCTTGAATTCAAGAAAAGTATCAAGCATGATCCCACTGGTTATGTCCTCAGTTCATGGAATGAGGAATCTATTGACTTTAATGGCTGCCCTTCTTCTTGGAATGGAATTGTTTGCAATGGTGGAAATGTTGCTGGGGTTGTTCTTGATAACTTAGGTCTGTCTGCTGATGTGGACTTGAGTGTATTTTCCAACCTCACTAAACTCTTGAAACTCTCCATGTCAAACAATTCCATGTCAGGCAAGATTCCTGAGAATATAGCTGACTTGAAAAGCCTTGAGTTTCTGGATGTATCTAATAATCTGTTTTCTTCATCTTTACCGCCGGGGATTGGTGAGTTAGCGAGCTTAAGAAACCTCTCATTGGCTGGGAACAACTTCTCTGGCTCAATTCCGGATTCCATATCTGGGCTTGCCTCAATCCAGACATTGGACTTGAGCCACAATTCCTTATCTGGGTTGCTGCCAACATCATTGACAAAGCTCACTCGCTTGGTATCACTGAATCTATCTTTTAATGGCTTTACAAAGAGAATCCCAAAAGGTTTTGAGCTGATTTCTGGTCTGGAGGTGCTTGACTTGCATGGAAATATGTTTGATGGTTATCTGGATGCTCAATTTTTGCTTCTATCAACTGCCATTTATGTCGACTTCAGTGGGAACATGCTAGGTAGTTCTAGTTCGCAGCAGCAGAAGTTTTTACCGGGTATTTCTGAGACTATTAAGCATTTGAATCTTAGCCACAACCAGCTCACTGGATCATTGGTGAGTGGAGGTGAGCTACAGCTCTTTGAAAACTTGAAGGTGTTGGATCTGAGCTACAACCAGCTGTCTGGAGAACTGCctgaatttaattttgtttatgaCCTCCAAGTCCTCAAGCTCAGCAACAACGGATTCTCTGGGTTTGTTCCTAATGGCCTACTGAAAGGAGATTCTTTAGTACTTACTGAACTGGATTTGAGTGCCAACAATCTGTCAGGTACTTAAGTTTATTCTGGCAGTACTGAAATTCACAATTAATATATTATGTTGAACCATTCCATTGCCTGCACTACTACTATGTAATGTAAATCATTGTGTCTCACATTCATGTTCATCTTTCAGGGCCAGTAAGTATGATCACGTCAACAACTCTTCACACTCTTAATCTCTCTTCGAACGGACTCACAGGCGAGCTTCCTTTGCTGACTGGAAGCTGTGCAGTACTTGATCTATCGAAGAACAAATTCGGAGGAAATTTAACGAGGATGGTAAAATGGGGTAACCTTGAATTCCTTGATCTCAGTCAGAATCATTTGACAGGGCCTGTCCCTGAAGTAACCCCACAATTTTTGCGTTTAAATTATCTCAACCTTTCCCATAATTCTCTTAGTAGCATGCTGCCAACAGTTATCACACAGTATCCAAAGCTTAAAGTTCTTGATCTCAGCTCCAACCAGCTAAATGGAAAGCTTCTAGCTGATCTGTTAACAATGCCCACTTTGCAAGAGCTTCATCTTGAAAACAATATATTGACCGGTGATATTAAGTTCTCTCCTCCTTCCGCTGGTGAACACAATCTACAAATTCTAGATCTTTCTCATAACCAATTTAGTGGCTATTTTCCAGATCAATTTGGGTCATTTACTGGACTTCAACTGCTCAATATTGCTGGAAATAACTTTTCTGGTTCTCTGCCAACTTCCATGGCAGGCATGAGCTCATTAAGCTCATTGGATATATCACAGAACCACTTTACAGGTCCTTTACCAAACAACTTGCCTGATACCATTGACAGCTTTAATGCTTCACATAATGATCTTTCAGGGGTTGTCCCTGAAAACCTGAGAAAGTTCCCTAGTTCTTCTTTCTACCCTGGAAATTCTAGGTTAAGTTTACCTGGTGGTGGTTCTTCTGGGGCAAACAATTCTCCAGCTGAAAACCACAAGAAGAAGCCAATGAACACTATTGTCAAAGTCATAATTATTGTTTCATGCGTGGCTGGTGTTTTCATTATTATACTGCTTGCTATCTTTGTACATTACATCCGTCTATCAAGGAGACCCCCACTAGAACGTGATATAAAAAAATCAGTCAGCAGGCGAGCTCCACCAAATGCCTCAGGCATTAGTGGAACAGATAGTGGCGGTGCTTTGGTAGTTTCAGCTGAGGATCTCGTGGCTTCCAAGAAAGGATCCTCATCTGAGATAATCAGTTCCGAAGAAAAAACGGCAGCTGCAACTGGCTTTTCCCCATCAAAAACTAGCCATTTCTCTTGGTCACCTGAGTCTGGGGATTCACTCACTGGTGAGCACTTTGCAAGACTGGATGTGAGATCACCAGATCGATTAATTGGTGAGTTGCATTTTCTTGATGATACCATCACGTTAACACCTGAGGAGCTGTCTCGTGCACCAGCTGAAGTATTGGGGAGAAGCAGCCATGGGACTTCTTATAGGGCAACACTGGAAAATGGGATGTTCTTGACAGTTAAGTGGTTGAGAGAAGGGGTAGCAAAACAGAGGAAAGAGTTTGTTAAGGAGGCTAAAAAGTTTACAAACATCAGGCATCCAAATGTGGTGGGTTTAAGAGGGTACTATTGGGGGCCTACACAGCATGAGAAGCTCATTCTTTCAGATTACATCGCACCTGGAAGTCTTGCAAGCTTTCTATATGGTAACATTTTGTCCTTACCCTTGTTTTGATAAGTTGTCTTGTGTAGTTGTGTTATGGACATTGACACATGTAACAGGTGAAGCGATCTTAACAAATGGTACAACAAAGATGCTCACAAATGCCCATATCCtgcttttaatatatacatcTAAGCATAGCTTTTGGTACTCACTAGATCAGCTCATAGGGGACCCTATGTGAGTCCTAATAGAAATTTCCTTTGCATTTGGCTTCATGATCTGGTGAAGGAAATAAAGGTGAGTCCTAATAGAAATTTCCTTTGCATTTGGCTTCATGATCCGGTGAAGGAAATAAAGGTGAGTCCTAATAGAAATTTCCTTTGCATTTGGCTTCATGATCTGGTGAAGGAAATAAAGATGAAACAATTACACAATTTATCAAGCTTATGAACTCAAGGTTAAGCTATGGGAGAGATCATGTTCGGAGAGTGCTGTTTTTTGCATTCTTTCTAtcttaaaacttttttgttagAAGCTGAAATATCTGGCGATATCTGCGTTGGACGCATggtcaattttttctttgtgtcaAAGATAGTTGGTGTTAGTGAACCTACACCAAAATGCCTCAATAGGCAAATTATTGTTGGTCTTGTGCATATTATCTTAGTTCTCCTTTCTGATGGAGTGATAAGAAACTTTACATGTTGACGCAATCTGTAGAAGCACAATAATATTGCTTATTTTAAGTGAGATGTGTAATGTGTTCTTAATTGAATTTGGCATGAATTCGGCATCCTTTGTGCTAAATTTTATTCATGATGTGCCAAATAGCAGTGTGACACAATAATTGGTAGCATTAATACTTGAGCAACTAGATCCTCATACCATCATTGTTTCATATAAATTACATTCACTGATTTTTCTTACTAATCGATGTTTCCTTCTACTCCAGACATTCTTAGTAGAACCAACTAGTATAAGCAGTACTACATACATGAAAAATCAACTTTCCTTGTGAATCAGGAAGTCACTTATTAAATTCTTGTGTAACCACTTACCAAaatctttaaataaattatccattcactttagcatttttcatcaTAGCCTGACCGAATCATCATTCTGGCGTTCTAATGTTATTGATTGTTTATTGGTCATTGTTAGAATAAtgtttaaatgattaaattcatttttCTAACAGCTTAAATGTTTAGGATAGGTGGTAATTTACTATAGTATCAAAGTAGGTGGTCCTGAGTTCAAACCCCTGTCTCCACTCTACATCCCATTTAAAACTTAGTAATTCCATGTGTTTCTTTGCATATTGAATGGAGTTTGGGCCCACGCTTATAGGGGACTGTTAATataatggttaaatttttaaatagaaattttcCCTAATAGCTGAAGCTTTTGGTACAAGTATAAATTTATCATGCCCCTTAAGGAGTAAGGACAGTTAAGGAGTTGGCAAAAAATTGACCtagtgtttatttgccatgaaCCAGTATTGTTTGTCACCTCATTACACATTACCTTATATGTTTTAGCCAAGATTATTGCTTGTTGGCTAGATGTTAAGATTTCAATCAATACAAACCTTATTATGTGGCAGTTCCAAGAAGCTTTTGCAAAGTTTTGTTGTAACTCAGATGAAAGAAGGCCTTTTGCATTTGTCCCTTTTAATATgacattgatttattttatatgtatctATATGTATCCGTATATGTTTCTTTCTATACGtcactatttagttttttaaatttctgaTGCATCCCTATTTTCAGACCGGCCAGGAAGAAAAGGTCCGCCGTTAACCTGGGCCCAAAGGCTCAAAATAGCAGTTGATGTTGCACGTGGCCTGAACTATCTCCATTTTGATCGTGCTGTACCACATGGTAACTTGAAAGCAACAAATATACTGTTGGATGGGCCTGATCTAAATGCACGTGTTGCTGATTATTGCCTCCACCGCCTCATGACTCAGGCTGGCACCATTGAACAGATTCTTGATGCTGGGGTTTTAGGTTACCGTGCGCCAGAGTTGGCTGCTTCCAAGAAGCCACTGCCTTCCTTCAAGTCTGATGTTTATGCCTTTGGAGTGATACTTTTAGAACTTCTAACAGGAAGGTGTGCTGGTGATGTAATCTCTGGTTTAGAGGGGGGTGTTGATTTGACAGATTGGGTGCGGTTGAGGGCAGCAGAAGGTCGGGGCACAGAGTGTTTTGATCCTGCAGTGATGCTGGAAATGGGGAATCCAGCAATTGAGAAGGGAATGAAGGAGGTCCTTGGAATAGCTTTACGATGTATTCGATCAGTTTCTGAGAGGCAAGGTATCAAGACCATATATGAAGATCTCTCATCTATATAGTTTTGGTGTTGAATCCAATTTGTCTAGGCTTGAGTTTTTCTGGGAATTTAATATCTTATTAGCCTCCCTTTCTGAATTCTTGATGTGGCATGTTCGCATGCTCTGCTAATTGTATTAACCATTGTTGTAAAAATGGAGCATATTTCAATGGggtacaaaattttaaattttgctaCCATGATGTGCTTTGACTTTTGCTTTGAGATGGCTTCCCAATGACAAATGCAATAGGGATTAGGAAATACTGTGCTTAAAAAGTGTTGCACCCTTTGTCTTCTTAATTTTTGTACAACCAATGGTCTAACTTGTGGAAACCATCTCCAGATAAAGAGCTATCCAGTTGTGTCCTTAAATGCTCATATGGTTTATAAATTAGTCTGCTTGTTACATTTGTGAATGTATACTGGCTGCAAAAGATTGCAGGAGGTCCAGTATTATCATATTCTCGAAATTCTTTTTAAAGACAAGTTGCAGGAGAACCACTCATTAAGATTCATTAAGATTTTTGGTAACATGCCAAATTGAATTAAGAGATTCATTTGGACTGGCCCAAATTGTAATGTGGCTAAATTGAATTGAACTGGGCCAAATTGTAATGTGctaaaaaatcaattcaatttGGCCcaattaaagttaaaaatatcCCCCTCTAAATTTTTACTAGGTTTTGAATTGAAGTCCCCTTCTTATTTGACTATGGCCCAGTCCAATTCAATTCGGCTTCCTATttcctatatataaaaaaaataaaaaataaaatcaattttccTATTTCCTATACCAAATTATTGCTATTGCTGGCCTTATGTTCTGGCCGTTTGGGTTCTTTCGGCTGTGTCTCCCGGTGACCCAAAACAGATTTGGTAATGGGCTGGTTTGAGTTGCGGCCTCGTCAGAGTCCAGACCTTTTGAGTTATGGGCCGTTGGGTTTTGAATATTTATTCGAGTAGGCCTCTTTACATTTATACACCCATCTTCAATCATCATAAAAGAAGATAATCATATTGATCAGAAAAGATAACATCTACAATACTAGAAACAACTTAACATATGAGTTTAAGTGGCTATTAAAGATTATAGATCAACATGACAAAGGGTACATAtacttttctattttctgaTCAGTAcaatggagattttttttttttttttgatatatataataGACACATTTTATACATAACAAATTACAATTATAATTAAGTGAAAAATGAGAGATTTAAATTCTTAAACGTCAGGTGATATTCTAGAAAGCTACTAATAGTAAGACAATCAAGCCCAATtattaagttaaaattttattttggaaatagtttcaacctatgacgtatTCTCTTGataataattctttattattagaccaaaacaaaacttaaagattaaaaaaaaaaatgaaagaaaataaaatactataGTGTCTATTAaaatatcatcaataaaaacagagagagagagagagagagagagagggaggggtTTCAGACAACTCAAGTTTTTTAATGGTCAAATAAAATACTTAAATTCGAATCTTGTTTACACCACTAAAGTCATACCAAAAATTCACAACAAATTCCTAAATTAGTCTATAATTTCACACATAGGTCCACCTCAATCTAcaatttaaaattctttataGGTCCACCTCAATCTAcaatttaaaattctttttattggCCTTGCATCCTTAGAAAACTCTAACCAATTAGTGTGCATTCGGCATCATTAGtttacttagttttttttattttatttttgttaaaaatgtgCCATATTATAGTGgtactttgaaaaagtgagttattaaaatGGAATCATTGATAAatggaaaaagtaaaaagacaTATGCATTATTGTCAATCCCATCCAGAGTTTCAGTTTTTATCCTTTCTTTAGTCTTCATTGTAACAACAAAGCATAAACTGAATGCAAAACTTTTCACGAGTGAAATCACCCGCtgagttttccaaaaaaaggaaaaaaaaacaaaagagttgGCAAGAAAAAGACATTGTCTTTTATGAATAAACAATCATATACTATTCTATTACAAATTGATATAATAATAGAAGTGAGCTTGTTGTTCATATTTATCTGCACAAAGTGTAGTGGTAGTTCATGAGATGATGAGTATGGCGATTTGCAGGGTGAGAGCAGCACTGCTTTCTCTTTCCAACCATAAATCTTCTCTTatatcctcttcttcttcttcttcttcaatacGCAGTTTTTCATCATCCCAGTTTGAGGTAAagctttcttctctttcttctaaCCGGTGCCTTTTCTGGGTCCTTAATTTCTTCTCTGCTGAGATATAAGGGCAACCATATAGAGTTGACTGTAAATTAAGGCAGCCTAAATGAGTTAGCTCTATGTTAAACAATGAATTCTGCAATTTCATCATGTTATTtcctttgaatttttgaaaagatttgatgattatatatattgtgggttGTGGCTTTCTGGGGTATGAAAGTTCAGGctctaaaatatttataattgcTTCAAGGGTTTTTAGCACGACCCAGTTGAAAatctggcattttttttttcctgtgagTTTTTTTGCAGAAATGTTTAAGAATTTCTCAAACTATTTTTGTATTACAGAGTGTTGGGTTCATTGGGCTGGGAAATATGGGCTCCAGAATGGTGAATAATCTTTTGAAGGCTGGATACAATGTGACTGTTCATGACATGTAATGTACTTGAATCTTTTCCTTTCCTCAAGTTAGTGTTTTGAGTTCTTCAATtgtttggatttcaattagttATTTCATTTGTTGTACAATAAGAAATGTTCAAGTCAGTGCAGAATTCACATCATGCTACGTAGAAAATGAGGGCAATGAACATTTACTTCATGGCAGTGAAGCCCTTTCAAGTGTGCTGTAAATTTAATTTGGGCTGTTCCGTTGATGAAAAGATTACCATGCACATATCTAATGTGAATTAATGTGGAAAGTTTGGTTGATTTTCAGAAATTGTAATGCCATGAAGAAGTTCTCTGTTATGGGAGTTCCAACAAAAGAAACACCTTTTGAAGTTGCAGAAGCAAGTGATGTTGTAATAACAATGTTGCCTTCTTCATCTCATGTGAGTTTTATACTTCTATagtttcattctttttctctttgtatACACCTATTCAATTCTATTATTTGCATCGCTTAGTTCCATGGTCTTCCATAATGTAGTAACTCACCAAATTTAAAGCTTAATCTTCTTCAAATGTTTGCCATCACCTATTTTGGATGTTAATGTGAACTTTTCATCATTTGATATAaggaatatatattttatggagTACTTCCATTCAGTCTAATCAAGTTTCCCTTtcaattatgtaatttaaatccaaaatattttttgataagtcataaaattgttatttaatattAGTTAGCCAGCTCATAATCATTATCAAtgtttcttgatttcttttttatcccACTTAAAATTTCACACTCGAATTTTAGTCTGGCTTGTCCCCAAACCTTCAGATTCCAAATATATGTCCAATAATTAATTTGGACACTGTATTTTAGTCTGGCATATCCCCAAGTACCTGGGAACTATTTTATAGGACCCTGGTATTCTATCCAACTTTGCAAATGATAATGTCTTGTACCTGATTCTTAGTGAAAGcctattttgattttaaaatctGCCGGGTGACCGCAACTACCTAGTTGATTACCCTATATCATCAAAACCTGCTGAATTATATTCTCATCGTTGACACCATATTGCATGCTTTGCCTGCACTGCTGTTCTTCTGTATTTCTTCCAAGTGTCTAAAGAAAGTCCACTCATCTTCAACTTTAGTGAGTTCTaacaagcaaaaaaagaaataaaagttcttatattaatgaaatttatCACTATTtgaaattagtttttgtttaatatacaactaaactATGAATATGATGTTTTATATTTGGTGGACAATATAAAGCTTCATTTTTGCTGCTTAGATTCTGT encodes:
- the LOC115989698 gene encoding LRR receptor-like serine/threonine-protein kinase GHR1; the protein is MKVITLLVASLFFLSAMGQLPSQDILALLEFKKSIKHDPTGYVLSSWNEESIDFNGCPSSWNGIVCNGGNVAGVVLDNLGLSADVDLSVFSNLTKLLKLSMSNNSMSGKIPENIADLKSLEFLDVSNNLFSSSLPPGIGELASLRNLSLAGNNFSGSIPDSISGLASIQTLDLSHNSLSGLLPTSLTKLTRLVSLNLSFNGFTKRIPKGFELISGLEVLDLHGNMFDGYLDAQFLLLSTAIYVDFSGNMLGSSSSQQQKFLPGISETIKHLNLSHNQLTGSLVSGGELQLFENLKVLDLSYNQLSGELPEFNFVYDLQVLKLSNNGFSGFVPNGLLKGDSLVLTELDLSANNLSGPVSMITSTTLHTLNLSSNGLTGELPLLTGSCAVLDLSKNKFGGNLTRMVKWGNLEFLDLSQNHLTGPVPEVTPQFLRLNYLNLSHNSLSSMLPTVITQYPKLKVLDLSSNQLNGKLLADLLTMPTLQELHLENNILTGDIKFSPPSAGEHNLQILDLSHNQFSGYFPDQFGSFTGLQLLNIAGNNFSGSLPTSMAGMSSLSSLDISQNHFTGPLPNNLPDTIDSFNASHNDLSGVVPENLRKFPSSSFYPGNSRLSLPGGGSSGANNSPAENHKKKPMNTIVKVIIIVSCVAGVFIIILLAIFVHYIRLSRRPPLERDIKKSVSRRAPPNASGISGTDSGGALVVSAEDLVASKKGSSSEIISSEEKTAAATGFSPSKTSHFSWSPESGDSLTGEHFARLDVRSPDRLIGELHFLDDTITLTPEELSRAPAEVLGRSSHGTSYRATLENGMFLTVKWLREGVAKQRKEFVKEAKKFTNIRHPNVVGLRGYYWGPTQHEKLILSDYIAPGSLASFLYDRPGRKGPPLTWAQRLKIAVDVARGLNYLHFDRAVPHGNLKATNILLDGPDLNARVADYCLHRLMTQAGTIEQILDAGVLGYRAPELAASKKPLPSFKSDVYAFGVILLELLTGRCAGDVISGLEGGVDLTDWVRLRAAEGRGTECFDPAVMLEMGNPAIEKGMKEVLGIALRCIRSVSERQGIKTIYEDLSSI